The DNA region aaaagaatcattagtaaattggagtctatgatgaggaattttatttggaaaggacaagttgatggaagaggattgaatcttgttagttggaaggtactagttactccaaaaaaatatggaggtttggggattagagatccttattgtgtaaatatttctcttcttgggaagctagtttggacttttttccagcagccaaacaagctatgggtccaattgttggatACCAAATACCGAccatctctatatgactgttttagttattttaagaataaggactctcccatttggaggtgtctttgcaaggcttgggaagtgttgaaggatgagtttgcttggtgtattggagatttgaaccaaaatttttggttttctagctggaggagagaaggacggttatctaatgagattgattatgttcacatttcttattcgaatctccggatacaggatatttggtcggttggtaggtggcatttggatattCATTATTCTCCTTTACCTCAAAATCTGAGaggtaatattctctcttacaatccagatgaacaagcaggtcaGGAAGcgggttggtattggagtgggtttgctgccaaagtctatgactcacgcaatggttacttgtggttgtgtaagtaGCTGTTTGGTTGGGAAGAGTGGGAGAactggctttggctttggcgtcaactTGTTCctgaaaagcataagtttttggcttggttgtgtcttaaggaggctcttcctactgcaagttttcgctttagaagagggatgtcgtcatcggataggtgtccaagatgtctttctagctaggtatcggttttacattgtattcgggattgtccaaaagctcaacttgtctggcataggttggatatttcttgtcatcctttggatttaaagaactggttcttgtatcatagcagagagcatccgttcaagttcttttcgggactttggtggatatgtcgagcaaggaataatgacatctttaatcccatgaaacttggcctccggaaaaagtgatttgtctggcattaacttcagaaaaggagcttaggaatatttttgaattacaacgtatgtcccttccctctactttaaatggtttttggaatcctcaatccattggtacttttaagattaattgtgatgctagttattttggttcaggtgatagtgttggttgtacttgtgttattagagattgtaatgggagctggcaaaaggggtgtttgggaatgattgagagtaatagtattcttcaaggagaattatttgctatttggagaggatatctcatagcttgggatgtgggtcaacgagatgttatttgtgagacggattgtgtggaagcatttaatcttgttacacAAGATAGTTTTGGGTTTAGTGATCCATTGgtactcaaaataagagatatcatgcattggaattagcgtgttgactttcgtttgattatgagagatgcaaacacgatagcagatactatggcaaaaatggcgatgaagttacaactttcgcatgtggagtttctttcaccttgggaggaatttaagagtagtcttaagcGGGACTGTCCCCCTATTTAAGCAATtccttgttttatttgttttgtttttctttgtttaatttatttaagtcaccaaaaatctaaatacaaataaaaaaatcatgatATCTAAATTATTACTgtctaatttatctaaaaaatgagaaaaataaaagtagatcccatttttttatttttgtatcaaATAGTTAAAAAATGACGTACTATAGAACACAATATCTAAATATTACATACATTTATCATGTAATATAAATGTTTAGATGTAAACTTCACAACTTCATATTCATTAATTAgtgtttattaattaataatagaaATAGATTAAGATGACAATCTTTCGTAATCTAATTTCTATAATTATCAATCATTTTAATTAACGATTCTGTATTAAACTAACCTGTAACTCGTACTTTGTTACATCATGAATTCATGATGAAGTTGTACAGTTCTCATGCTTTAAAACTCAGAAAACTCACAATCTCTAACCATTCATATTCAAGGCTTAAACTTAAGATAtatcaaagaagaaaaataaattgaaaaacttAGGTCAATcttaaatcttaaatcctaaatcctaaatcttaaactAAGCAGTGACCCTGCTAATGGAAGTTCATTGGTGGCGACGCCAAAGGTGATATGGAAGAGCCATCACTGCTTTGACTTTGAGAGTCAACTCTCCATGCATCTTGGACTTGAGCAGCAAACTGCAAGTTCCATAGAACATCCTCTATTGAGGGTCTCTCTGATGGATCTTTAGCCAGGCACCTCACGCACACCTCCATCATTGTCTTCAGTGATTGATCCAAGCACGCCTTGCGAATCGCCGGATCTATGATGCTCATTCGAGCTTCATCGTTTGATGTTATGCTTGCTTGCAACTACCTCACAATCCCATCATCAATGGAACCATCAGAGTCACAAATATTGTATTGCAAATATAGTGAACCGTTATTCAACAAAACTACTATTATCTATACAATTTGACTATCTCTAGCATTATTGATACTCTAAATATGTTAATGCATTCGATTTCAGTAGTAAGACATTGAAGATAGAGACACAAAAGTACAGAGTCAAAATtgattacattttttatttatgcgtGCGGAAAATCTTTAGATAAAATCAATCTTTTTGCGAAATATTTCAATATATTAATTCGAAGAAAATAGACTATAGGAACTCTCATAATTTaaagaagagtaaagtatcgtttttgtcagGGTAAGTTCTAAAGTTGTCTCTaatgtttcaatcgtcctatttaaatcctaacgttttaaaattgattcaatgttgtcctgccgttaggaatccgttaacagaattgacggcaggacaaaattgagacgattttaaaacgttagggacttaaataggagaaaaacgttagggacaaaaacaatacataaaaataaaatttaatttaattttatcttttaataatatcaattttttactatatataatattcaattattttttaatcacatctaagtaaattacacttaatcacattactttcattttaaataaattaatttttttataattttaatgaattttaatacattagagacaaaaggtataattaatattaattttttactatacatagtattcaattattttttaattacatctaaataaattacatttaatcacattactttcattttaaatatttttttataattttaaagaattttgatacattagagacaaaaggtataatttatattttattatatatatatatatatatattattttttcttttctgtcggtttatatactagtcattctacaaacatttcataataactaaaaatctttaagagttaaactataaaaaaaattaaatttatttaaaatgaaagtaatatgattaattgtaatttatttagatgtgattaaaaaataattgaatactatgtatagtaaaatattgatattattgaaggataaaattaaaatttatttctatgtatcatttttgtccccaacattttcgtcatatttaagtctctaacgttttaaaatcgtctcaattttgtcccgccgtcaattctgttaacggatctctaacggcaggataacattgagtcagttttgaaacattagggacttaaatatgacgattgaaacgttagggataactttgagacttaccccaaacgttggggacaaaaaccatactttactcttttaaaaaataattgatattcTTGGTTAATTTCTGTGCTGCATGGACTttggacattacaaatttttctaacttaattttttttttaaaaaatgtaaagaaagaaaataaaaatgttaaaaatactGAATAATATATAAATCAATCAGTATCCATTTATTACCAGGTCCTTTAAGGTGTCTACATTCCTTGGTTTTATTGTCCTTCCAAGAATGAGTTCAAGTAGTATTATTCCAAAGTCATAAATATCTGACTTATCTTCATATCTTAAACTGCAAAATAACATCACTTGTCAATTCTTAATGAGTTGTCATACCATATATAGTTACATTTGTTATCAGAAAAATTTTCTAGTAAATCACCTTTGTTTAAAGCTTGGACTTCTGAATCCAATGGAAAGATTTCCACTTCCACTCTGCATCAGGCATGAATAGACCAAATTTACTAAGAAAACAGTATAACATCTTTatcagaaaaagaaacaaaaatgttATTTCAACAATTTGGTATAACAAAAAAGATCTATCAAACTTGTGAGAGAAAGACATTATATTAAGGACTAATTTATTGGTACCTTTACAATATTAGATAACAAAGGTAGGTTGTAACTGCTGATTTTTGCAACAAAATTCTGATCCAATAAAACATCAGTTATCTTGATATTGTTTGAGAATACAGCAGGGACAAGCCCTGTATGCAAAAATTCAATTCCCTTTGCTACTCCAATTGAAGCTGCTATCCGTTGTGTCCAGCTCAGTGATTTTCTATAATGTCCATCTGCCAAATAACATGCAAAGATAAAAAGATGTGACTCCTCAACTTCACAAGTGCCAATGAAGTTTAAGAGGATAGACTAAGAAACAGAGACTAAATTAAGTCTCTGTATTGTGTTTAGTATAAAATATCCTGGATTAAGTTATGTCTCACTATTatgtttaatttaagataaatataaagattaagcgatagatttagaatttaaaaagttaaatgaagatatttttaaagagaaatattattaaaattttggtctccattttaaaaaatttcattctCCTATATCTTCATTTTCTAGAAACATTAAAATGACTGAAATTTTGAGTCTcaatactgaaattttagttcTAGTTTCTGACCACCAAAACACAATACTAAATCTTAGTCTTCGGCTCCGAAGACAAATGCTACCTTAATCCTTGGTGTTTGGGAATTACCTGAGATCCAGCTCTTGAGTGTGCCATTGGGTACATATTCAAAGACAAGGAATATTCTGCTGACACTTGAATCATCTAAATAGCATTCAAAGCAGTGTCCAAGGGCACTGACTAAGTGGAGATGCCTATACTTTGATATCAGCTCTATGTAGTGCATAAAGTCTTGAGTGCTGAAGCatttcctcattttcacacatcttatGGCAACAAGTGAACCATCCCTAAGTTGACCTCTGTACATCTGACAGAATGCATTatgatttcaatttttctttgaatcAAAGTACACGTGCATCAACCAACTTGGATTGATTAACCGGTCAGTTTATTCGTCTACTTAAGCAATGTGTCAAAATATTCATGAAACAGAAGCTTTCATATAACTAAGAAAACAAGATGGAGTGAAGTAGAGTTGGTATATATATACCTGTCCTTGAGAACCTTCACCCATGAAACGAGCTGAGTCAAAATTGTTTGTAGCTACCACAATCTCTTCCAGTGAGTAAGCTCGATAAGGTGGCAGACCAACAGATCCAAACTTCATTGTTTGAGATACATACCCTTTGATTACAATGCAAAATGGTTATCATCAAGTCTTAGTGAATATCATTTGAGCATTTTCaaagggagaaagaaagaaaagttactTGCATCAGATTGTAGCTTAGTGGTGTATCCAGAAGCTGCATTTTCTGATATCAATTTTGTTGGAGGATTCTTCTTCACTTTGCTTTTGGAATTTCCTCTTCtaacaataaacaaaatcaatgaaaaaacaGCTACAAGTCCAAAAATTCCACCAATTATCACACTTGAAAGAACTGCCTTAGACactcttctgtgcctcttccttTCAGGTAACAATATTCCCACTGCTATGGCTTCAGTGTGGCAAAAAGACGATTCGTGTTGATCTTGATCCGTCTCCTCGAGACAATTCCCAGCATACCGGACACTCCTTCCATTCGAATTCGACTCCAAACATTTTGGTAAGCTTCCAGCCAAAAGATTTGAGGATAAATCCACTGCTTGGAGTTGAGAGTTGCAAGAAACATTATCATAAAGCATTCCTGTTAATCTGTTTCCAGAAATGTTTAGATAAGTAATAGATGGAAGTGATAACAGTTGCAGCTGGAAGGGCCCAACGAAAGAATTCGAAGAGATATCGAATCGTTCGAGCTGATAGTATGAGCTTAATTCATCAGGGATATTAGATCTAAACTTGTTGTTTCTTAGCACTAAAGTAACCAACTTGTTTCCAAGTTTCGGAAAGTCAGGTCCAAAAGCATTCTCATCCAATTCCAGCACTTCTAGATTCACCAACCGGCCTAAATCAGGTACTGCTCCATAAAACCTGTTATGAGAAAGCGAAAGAACGCGCAGATTCTCTAACTGACCGAGCGAATCAGGAAGCGAACCGTTGAATGAATTAGTCTTTAAACTCAGCACGGTTAAGGCCGGGAAGGAATCCAGCCAGTCTGGAAGACGGCTGGCAAACATGTTGTCATCAAGAATTAGTGTTTGTAGATGAGAAAGCGAAGCAAGCTCGGGAGGGATGGCGCCACAGAGAAAATTTGAACTCAGATTAAGTATCTCGAGCGACGACAAACGAGCTATCTTAGCAGGCAAGGGACCCCAAATGCCAAGAGAAACCAGTGTGAGTACTTTCAATGTAGGAAACTTTACCAGTGCTTTGACAAAGGAATCAACTGAGAAAGTTTTCGGAAGAGGCGAAGCTTTCGCTTCGCCTACGATGTTAAGCTGAGTTATGGTGCCTTCATAGCACACAACAGTTAGAGAAGTTTTTGAATCTGAGCTGCAGAAGTCTGTGCTGCTGTTCCAGCTGCTTAAAACAGCAGGGAAGTTTAATAGCCGTTGGATTGTTAGAAGCGCCTTAGATTGCGTTGATTGAATTCTTTGTTGCTCCGAATCGAGAATTGAGAGTGTAATTGTTACCAGAATGAGAAGCATTGAAGGATGAAGTGTTTTTGCCATTTGCAGGGTACCAAGAACAGAATGTGGCTGCTCAAGTaaacaagaaagagaaaaaagaaaaagaaaagttgaaGCACTTGGAGAAAAGTTTTATCCTATCAAAGTGAGTGATGAATAAACAAAATTCAAACAATGAAGTGAAAACAAAtggaaagaaaacaaacaagtgTAAATGCCTTGAGAAGTAGCATTTTGCACCTTACAATAATTTCACATCACCAAAAATCTTAGTGAAGCATGGGAATCATTTTTTTCTCTGCAAAGGCCAAGACAAATTTGGTGACACGGGTTGAATGAAAATGAACGGGGGGTCACAAACTCACACACTGGACACTACTAACTCAGAAACCGACATTTCATCACTGTCAAACAATAAATGAACCAGAAATGTTAGCaccatcagaatttattattttttattgtcatttaGTCATCGGTTCAATTTCTTTAGTCTAATAATCTAACAATATATTAtctcatacttttaaatattaataattaacttaatgacaacaacaataaattttaatgaccttttaatatttttcaaaatgatgTATAAATGTTTTCATCATCTCTTTTTCTTTGGAAGCTAAGCCTAAAGGAAAGTCATGGCTTTCaacgagaaaaaaaaaagcaaaagagagaTTCTTCAATAGAAGCTAACCCTTTATTCTTCACTATATATAATTCCTCAACATATCCACATTTCATCATGTGGATTCCACAGATTTTGTAAAACCATAGCTACTTTGAGCTACGAAATTCGTTTAGTATTTCTTAGGCTGCATGCTTTAATACGAAAATTGGGAtgctattaatttaataaaataaaataaaatattttctatgaaTGTACTTTCTATGTAACATATTTTACATGTGATgtattgtgtatttttttttttgctagttTCCAAAGAAATCATATCGAAACATAATGCTAATATTTGTTATCTAGTGTTTTAGCATTCAAAAGAATTGTGAATCAAATAAAAACTTTATTTTGTCATAATTTTGAGATGATAAATAttgttgattaattaatatttgttAAAGATGGTTTTGGGAGACAGTACTGTGATGTACACTTTGCTTTCAAGGAGCGGTAAGCCTTAGCTAATAGCTAGTTTAGTTAGCTTTATTGTCACACTTCAACTTTGTTTGTGTGACCTTTCATTTTGTTTGTGTCTTTTGCTTTTGCCGcctttctttcttttcactttctttctttctttcattttatttgtgATCATTGAACTAGTGAAGAAGAGTACTCTTGACAGTGAGATTGTGCTCACTCTATTCTCACATCACATGAAGAGCTGACAGTGCCACGTCAGCATACACAAATGATTTTAAGGACATGCAGCCAAACCAAATTATCTTTACAATGTATAtactaaaagaaatatatatatggaGAAGTATAGATAGacagtaaaaatattaaataatgtgaataatgaatatatCGTATGTTTAATTCATTAGGTATGCGAATGGTTATTTTAGTATTAAGATATAGGTGAGTAATTTGAGGGTTTAATGTGTTTTACTTGAATTGGGCCAATTTTAGAGTCTAttattcatgttgttcaagaAAGTCATTAGTTACCTAATATAATTGTATATGTATAcacgaaaattttaattttaatacacaaataatatacaaattttgtaaaattatctAATATTATTTTTGCTAACAGGTTAAATAATTagatacatatataattatttaatgatatagaatataaaaaataagttgttacacattataaaaaatataaaaataaaaataatttctatttaACTCTCCCATAAATAAAAGGATAATGATTCTTTATAATAtgctttataattattaaaagaaatagaTTGAGTCATCAtagtttattttaaatatttctttacTTAAGttagaaaaactaaattaattaattagaataaacTCATTTCAACAAATTACAAGAGTTTAGAAAGAAATTCTACTATAGGATTTCATCTTTTTACAAAACTAACCATTCTTTTAATAtgttccaacaaaaaaaaaatcaaaatttaaaaagagaaactttaaaattaaaaaataaaattgaacatCAACAAATCTCTTTCTGCATTATGACGAGCTCCTGTAGAAAAACAAAGTCATGACAGAAATCGttgagaaaggagaagaaaggaGTTGAGAGAGGGTTCGTTTGGAATTCAGAATGAAGAGACGCTGATTCCATAATAACACTTTTCAATAATTTAAAGGAGACAAATTGAATTTGACCGGAAAGTTTTGGCAAATTACAATCGTCTTTTGGAAGATTAGTAGTGACTCTGAAGGTTTTCTTGTTTGTGTTCCATGTGTGGATTGATGACAATGACCACGGCAAATTTGAAACCAAGTTTCTTGTGCCAAATGTTGAATGCTTTTATGTAAGTGTTTGGCAAAAAATTATtatcacttaaaaaaaaaataatttattttaaataaataaatataagataatattattattaacttatGAAGCCAGATTCAATATATTAGGGGAAGCTTCTAATTCATTAGCAAAGAAgttgtttttattcaaaatttgaattaagCCTGAAATATAGGACGTGTTATATGCAGGAGCAGTTATTAACATGGTGCATTAAAATAGGATACAGAACTGTCATCAAGAAAATAAGTGCGAGAAcagttacaagaaattcaaatttgataACTGTTAACTGATATTAGGCTAGTTTATAAATGGAGTTTTAAGAAAATATTGTAATCATTTCAGTTCTTCTTGAAAAATACTTGGAGACTCAAAAATGCTCTCAACCTCTCTGGCATCACAGAGTAAAATtggaaattttaaataatttctcTGAAGTCTGAACTCaaacttgtactttattttctatttttaatcaaagttctttactttttatttattcttcttcttcttctttctttctcttttaaattctgcattttactttgcctccgacaccttgtatgttttctttttatctttaattttactttcgaAACTACAATTGAGACCTTGAGACACCCACAAAAGGAGTCGTTTCCGCTCCTTAAATTAAGATTGtgaaacaaaactcaaaaattgttgatttatttgttgttaacaatggaacaaaaatttgagtaaaacaaattggcacgtcCGGTGGGACCTTGTCAATAGATTGTAGtttatcaaaaaaaaatcaaaagttttGAATTTGTATGTGGTTACGTAGTGGGAAGATTGTGTTTTCAGAGACCAAGAAATCAACGTCAGTTGACATGTCAAATACATCTGCAGCAAAAGTTTTGAATTTGTATGTGGTTACGTAGTGGGAAGATTGTGTTTTCAGAGACCAAGAAATCAACGTCAGTTGACATGTCAAATACATCTGcagcatcttcttctacttttagTGATGAGATTAGAGGAAATGAATCTGAAAATTCTCCTGTAATTTTAAATGCAGAGCCTACCTTGATGTCAGTGAGGCATGATGGCGTTGGCCATGCCCATACAGAGTTAAATGCAACTCACATAAATACTGTGGGGTGGCCGCCATATGGCATGCCACCAGGGTATGTCCCCTCCATGGTGACACAAGGATTCCTGTGCCTCTTTACTCAACTTTTCAAAATCCTATTTATCAAAATCCATATGGCATGTCAAATGTACCTGTTTTTGGGACGTCAGATTAACACGTATCACAACAAAATTTTTCACATGCTATTAATACAGGAAATAACAGTGCATCTAATTCTACTACGTCAACTGTCACTAGGGTAGAAAAGTCCAGACCTGTATTTTCTAACATGTCAAGAGCAATGCCTGTTAATCAACCTAGTCAAACTGTGGGATCTTTAGCAAATATTAGGCAACAGATGGATGAAAGCCACCATGATCTTGTAAACATGTTAACTCATCAAATGGTGACAGTTTTAAATCCTCTTTTAGAAAACAGAAACActagaattgaacaattaaataggTAAGTCAATAGGATTGCTACTGtggtaaatttagaagaaaatgacAACTTGAGTTTAAGATTTGATAATGTCAGTCAGAACGGTGGAGCAATTCCTAATTATGATGTTCATATGCCTAGACATGGTCGAAATGCTGATGATATGTTAGAAAGACTTGGGCAAAATAATATTGGGGGGCAAGATGTCAATCAAGTGATTGAACAAATTCTAAAAAGATTAGGATTTAGTGTTGGATGTACAAATCAACCTCAGTTT from Arachis hypogaea cultivar Tifrunner chromosome 10, arahy.Tifrunner.gnm2.J5K5, whole genome shotgun sequence includes:
- the LOC112716833 gene encoding probable inactive leucine-rich repeat receptor-like protein kinase At3g03770; translation: MAKTLHPSMLLILVTITLSILDSEQQRIQSTQSKALLTIQRLLNFPAVLSSWNSSTDFCSSDSKTSLTVVCYEGTITQLNIVGEAKASPLPKTFSVDSFVKALVKFPTLKVLTLVSLGIWGPLPAKIARLSSLEILNLSSNFLCGAIPPELASLSHLQTLILDDNMFASRLPDWLDSFPALTVLSLKTNSFNGSLPDSLGQLENLRVLSLSHNRFYGAVPDLGRLVNLEVLELDENAFGPDFPKLGNKLVTLVLRNNKFRSNIPDELSSYYQLERFDISSNSFVGPFQLQLLSLPSITYLNISGNRLTGMLYDNVSCNSQLQAVDLSSNLLAGSLPKCLESNSNGRSVRYAGNCLEETDQDQHESSFCHTEAIAVGILLPERKRHRRVSKAVLSSVIIGGIFGLVAVFSLILFIVRRGNSKSKVKKNPPTKLISENAASGYTTKLQSDARYVSQTMKFGSVGLPPYRAYSLEEIVVATNNFDSARFMGEGSQGQMYRGQLRDGSLVAIRCVKMRKCFSTQDFMHYIELISKYRHLHLVSALGHCFECYLDDSSVSRIFLVFEYVPNGTLKSWISDGHYRKSLSWTQRIAASIGVAKGIEFLHTGLVPAVFSNNIKITDVLLDQNFVAKISSYNLPLLSNIVKSGSGNLSIGFRSPSFKQSLRYEDKSDIYDFGIILLELILGRTIKPRNVDTLKDLLQASITSNDEARMSIIDPAIRKACLDQSLKTMMEVCVRCLAKDPSERPSIEDVLWNLQFAAQVQDAWRVDSQSQSSDGSSISPLASPPMNFH